One Alicyclobacillus acidoterrestris DNA window includes the following coding sequences:
- a CDS encoding ABC transporter permease translates to MNLLIQAFEQNWQGLLVALGQHIVLSIIAIAVACLISIPLGVYITRHKALAQVVLIIVSIIQTIPSLALLGFMIPLFGIGTLPAVVALTLYALLPIVRNTYTGITEVDRALIEAGRGMGMTRSQILWQVELPLSRNVIMAGVRTATVLTIGIATLATFIGAGGLGDIIMRGIDMIDTPTILAGAIPAALLAIVFDVLLHWLDRVLTPRGLRS, encoded by the coding sequence GTGAACCTGTTGATTCAAGCGTTTGAGCAGAATTGGCAAGGCCTGCTGGTGGCCTTAGGTCAACATATCGTGCTCAGTATCATCGCAATCGCAGTGGCGTGTCTGATATCGATACCCCTTGGTGTGTACATCACCCGACACAAAGCGCTGGCGCAAGTGGTCTTGATTATCGTCTCCATTATTCAAACCATTCCGAGTTTGGCACTGCTCGGATTCATGATCCCGTTGTTTGGCATCGGCACCCTGCCTGCCGTCGTCGCCCTGACGCTCTATGCGTTACTGCCAATTGTCCGAAACACCTATACCGGCATTACGGAAGTTGACCGCGCACTCATTGAGGCCGGGCGTGGCATGGGCATGACGAGATCGCAAATTCTCTGGCAGGTTGAATTACCGCTGTCACGCAATGTGATTATGGCTGGCGTACGTACGGCGACAGTGCTGACGATTGGCATCGCGACGCTTGCCACCTTTATTGGCGCAGGTGGGTTGGGTGATATCATCATGCGCGGCATCGACATGATTGACACGCCGACGATTTTGGCGGGCGCCATCCCGGCGGCTCTGCTGGCGATTGTATTCGATGTGCTGCTGCATTGGTTGGATAGAGTTTTGACACCGCGGGGATTGCGATCGTAA
- a CDS encoding betaine/proline/choline family ABC transporter ATP-binding protein, translating to MHKAIEFVDVEKHYGETHVVKRLNFCIEEGRLVTLIGPSGCGKTTTLKMINRLIEPTSGKILVGGVETSALRPVELRRQIGYVIQQIGLFPHMTIEENISLVPRLIGMDKSQYTNRAEALLEMVGMDPSVFRKRYPKELSGGQQQRIGVARALAADPSIILMDEPFSALDPISREQLQDELLKLQSTLHKTIVFVTHDMDEALKIADQIVLMRDGSIVQHDAPEQILRHPKNDFVREFVGEKRFLQHAALGEARDVMTKAVSVTPVRGLAHCIQLMRAHRVNGLIVTDADDHYLGVVSPQQIYDHFQDERATAGTVMHAEGPVISPSAPMDEVLKWLQTTARGFLPVVDEKQRLLGVVTRASVLNMLTVTAPVEVMDSEPVDSSV from the coding sequence ATGCACAAGGCCATTGAATTTGTCGATGTCGAGAAACACTATGGCGAAACTCACGTCGTCAAGCGACTCAACTTTTGTATCGAAGAAGGACGCTTGGTCACGTTGATTGGCCCGTCTGGCTGTGGCAAGACGACGACGCTCAAGATGATCAACCGGTTAATCGAGCCGACCTCCGGAAAAATTCTGGTTGGCGGGGTTGAGACGAGCGCCTTGCGTCCAGTGGAATTGCGCCGTCAGATTGGCTACGTCATTCAGCAAATCGGATTGTTTCCGCATATGACCATCGAAGAGAACATCAGTTTGGTTCCGCGATTGATAGGGATGGATAAATCGCAATATACGAACCGGGCAGAAGCACTTCTCGAGATGGTGGGGATGGATCCGAGTGTCTTTCGCAAACGTTACCCAAAAGAGTTGAGCGGTGGTCAGCAGCAGCGCATTGGCGTGGCGCGTGCTTTGGCTGCGGACCCAAGTATCATCCTGATGGATGAGCCATTTAGCGCGCTGGATCCCATCAGTCGCGAACAACTACAAGATGAACTGCTCAAACTCCAATCCACTTTGCACAAGACCATTGTGTTTGTCACACACGACATGGATGAAGCGTTGAAGATTGCAGATCAGATTGTCCTCATGCGGGATGGAAGTATCGTGCAACACGACGCACCAGAACAAATTCTTCGACACCCCAAGAACGATTTCGTGCGCGAATTTGTCGGCGAAAAACGATTCCTTCAACATGCGGCACTTGGTGAGGCACGTGATGTCATGACCAAAGCGGTGAGTGTTACACCTGTGCGCGGTTTGGCACACTGCATCCAGTTAATGCGTGCACATCGCGTGAACGGTTTGATTGTGACAGATGCAGACGATCATTACTTAGGCGTGGTCAGTCCACAGCAAATTTACGATCACTTCCAAGACGAACGAGCCACGGCTGGCACGGTCATGCACGCAGAGGGTCCAGTGATCTCCCCGTCAGCACCCATGGATGAGGTTCTCAAATGGCTGCAGACGACTGCGCGCGGCTTTTTACCCGTCGTCGATGAAAAGCAACGACTGCTGGGTGTGGTTACGCGCGCGAGTGTGTTAAACATGTTGACCGTGACGGCGCCAGTGGAGGTGATGGACAGTGAACCTGTTGATTCAAGCGTTTGA
- a CDS encoding alcohol dehydrogenase catalytic domain-containing protein → MKAVTYTPHHGFALVEAETPQLGPDEVLLQVEACGVCGSDRQVVAGESVPTGTAFPLVMGHEIAGRIAALGETVTDWHVGDSVIVHPFVACGTCAPCVHGQPNLCVRQVCIGYQRPGGFAEQVAVPARQLVRRPAELAPAAAALLVDAFATPYHAMRAAGVESGQTVLVIGTGGLGLSALMLAMGFQVGRLGAVTRRQEGIAIAEAHGAQMVVVTDQDERTIARQLRRWSGASGIDVVIDTVATADTIALAAESVRPGGTIAIVGMSEDTALYPVAKTVRRGLTFVASYGSVREDVEQLVSWVAEGRLDPARLVAGALPLHEAQRAFAPDRRAGRWVIVPSE, encoded by the coding sequence ATGAAGGCTGTCACATACACGCCTCACCACGGCTTTGCACTGGTTGAAGCAGAGACGCCGCAACTTGGGCCTGACGAGGTGCTATTGCAGGTGGAAGCCTGTGGGGTCTGCGGGAGTGATCGGCAAGTGGTGGCTGGGGAATCCGTCCCGACGGGGACGGCCTTCCCGCTCGTGATGGGCCATGAAATTGCCGGGCGAATCGCCGCCCTTGGCGAAACGGTGACCGACTGGCACGTGGGAGACTCGGTGATTGTCCACCCATTTGTGGCGTGTGGTACGTGTGCGCCGTGTGTGCATGGTCAACCGAACCTTTGTGTCCGGCAGGTGTGCATTGGCTATCAGCGCCCTGGCGGCTTCGCCGAGCAGGTGGCGGTACCTGCAAGGCAGTTGGTGCGCCGTCCGGCAGAGCTAGCACCGGCGGCAGCGGCGTTGTTGGTCGACGCATTCGCGACGCCCTATCACGCGATGCGCGCTGCAGGCGTCGAGTCGGGACAGACAGTGCTCGTCATTGGCACGGGTGGACTAGGACTGTCGGCGCTCATGTTGGCGATGGGCTTTCAAGTGGGACGGCTGGGCGCTGTCACGCGGCGTCAGGAGGGGATTGCCATCGCCGAGGCTCACGGCGCGCAAATGGTGGTGGTGACGGACCAGGATGAACGCACCATTGCCCGGCAGTTGCGCCGCTGGTCGGGGGCGTCCGGCATTGATGTCGTCATCGACACCGTGGCGACGGCGGACACGATTGCCCTAGCGGCAGAGTCGGTTCGCCCTGGCGGCACCATCGCGATTGTCGGCATGTCGGAGGACACGGCCCTCTACCCTGTCGCGAAAACGGTTCGGCGCGGGCTGACCTTTGTGGCGAGTTACGGTTCTGTTCGCGAGGACGTCGAGCAACTGGTGTCGTGGGTCGCAGAAGGCCGGCTTGACCCAGCGCGGTTGGTCGCGGGCGCGCTGCCGCTTCACGAGGCGCAGCGGGCGTTTGCGCCGGATCGGCGCGCGGGTCGATGGGTGATTGTCCCATCTGAATAA
- a CDS encoding acyl-CoA dehydrogenase family protein — MSILNASERDAIQDNHVQLDSALIARANEIRNRVIQFREEEAQDFAEQIERTEEIPQALWQRMRELGFHKLTQPARFGGEGLPLTLYFPILEEIAHCHGSIRMVFHAYNSIWRTVGQGTEEQQAHWLSKLVNEGALVAFALTEPDNGTGIDLRTTATYQDGKYVLNGRKHLITFAHEAAVLAVIAKMEGSAGRTGLTAFLVPQGRAGMKLEAMSHMMGDKGCSHAVITFENCEVSEDEILGQVGEGFDVAVRGFLDQSRACIAMSAVGLAQEALDQTLAFIRKRVTFGKSIASRQAVQMRIAEMQMAIQGARLLCMDAAKKYDLGQDISLESSIAKANAIRMVTEVTDGALALFGGIGYSVDSPVERLYRDARSLWFEEGTAEMQKMTIAEALLTNARRREREAKKSE, encoded by the coding sequence ATGAGTATCTTAAACGCGTCCGAACGCGATGCGATTCAGGACAATCACGTCCAGCTGGATTCCGCCCTTATCGCACGTGCAAACGAGATCCGCAACCGCGTGATTCAGTTTCGCGAGGAAGAGGCGCAGGATTTTGCGGAACAAATTGAGCGGACAGAGGAAATTCCGCAGGCGCTTTGGCAGCGGATGCGGGAGCTTGGCTTTCACAAGTTGACGCAACCTGCTCGGTTTGGTGGCGAAGGTCTGCCGCTGACGCTGTACTTCCCGATTCTTGAGGAAATTGCACATTGTCACGGCTCTATCCGCATGGTGTTTCACGCGTACAACAGCATCTGGCGGACCGTGGGTCAAGGTACGGAGGAACAGCAGGCGCACTGGTTGTCGAAGTTGGTCAACGAAGGCGCATTGGTGGCGTTTGCGTTGACGGAACCGGACAACGGGACGGGCATCGACCTGCGGACGACGGCGACGTATCAGGATGGCAAGTACGTCCTCAACGGTCGCAAACACCTGATTACGTTTGCGCATGAGGCAGCAGTGCTCGCCGTCATCGCGAAAATGGAAGGCAGTGCGGGCCGCACGGGCCTGACGGCATTTTTGGTGCCGCAAGGGCGCGCGGGTATGAAGTTGGAAGCGATGTCGCACATGATGGGTGACAAGGGTTGTTCGCACGCTGTCATCACATTTGAGAACTGTGAAGTCTCCGAGGACGAAATTCTTGGCCAGGTCGGAGAAGGGTTTGACGTGGCCGTGCGCGGATTCCTCGATCAGAGTCGCGCGTGCATTGCGATGAGCGCTGTGGGTCTCGCGCAAGAGGCACTGGATCAGACGCTCGCCTTCATTCGCAAGCGCGTCACGTTTGGCAAGTCCATCGCGAGCCGGCAGGCGGTACAAATGCGCATTGCGGAGATGCAGATGGCGATTCAAGGCGCCCGCCTGCTTTGCATGGATGCGGCGAAAAAGTACGATCTCGGCCAGGACATCTCACTCGAATCCTCTATCGCGAAGGCGAATGCCATCCGCATGGTCACAGAGGTGACCGATGGCGCGCTGGCTCTGTTCGGCGGCATTGGTTATAGCGTCGACAGCCCAGTTGAGCGGTTGTATCGCGATGCGCGGTCTTTGTGGTTCGAAGAGGGAACGGCAGAGATGCAGAAGATGACGATTGCTGAAGCGCTGCTGACGAATGCTCGTCGACGTGAGCGCGAGGCGAAGAAGAGCGAGTAA
- a CDS encoding class I adenylate-forming enzyme family protein, translating to MFDFAGRTLSVERAQAYIDKGYWPDESFVDVLENDVKLYPDFVHKDEDRSLTYRQLWDEVEAVAAELYHRGIRKGDTVAIQLPNSLDYVVAVFGIARIGAIGVSLQIDLGRQAIESSLDRSKAKAWIIADSFRGQPLYEMAIDVQKSRPQLEYVIFQGDASRAPAGALTFQSLRESDKRLGAAELEANRPTRLDAFLMVFTSGTTGSPKGVVQLHANYLWAARAYAKNFGYEPGDAVLDIAPICHQTGMLAGVMMTIATGGRILLLERFSASRVIKWIETEKPAYLVGAPPHVIHVTNAPNLKNADTSSVKLFIYAGAPVPSSVLERLQSDGGIKVGGMFGWTEGFLATATRPDDPLEALSSTVGFVIPGTEVRLVDEDGHDVAPGEPGEMWARGPNFAAGYYENPEAAHRQWDADGWFHSGDVLRQDENGRFKFIARADDVINRGGTKIDPKSVEDVIAAHPAVENVAVVGAPDETLGQQSVACVVLREGAEKFSLPELRDFLAERGLAKFQFPDRLEFMDELPTTHSGKIKKKDLRERFRLEAEGK from the coding sequence ATGTTTGACTTTGCCGGCAGAACTCTGTCCGTCGAGCGCGCGCAGGCGTACATCGACAAGGGCTACTGGCCCGACGAATCGTTTGTCGACGTGCTTGAAAATGACGTCAAACTGTATCCGGATTTCGTGCACAAGGACGAAGACAGAAGTCTCACGTATCGACAGTTGTGGGATGAAGTAGAGGCAGTGGCGGCAGAGTTGTACCATCGCGGGATTCGCAAAGGCGATACGGTCGCGATTCAGTTGCCGAACTCGCTCGATTACGTGGTCGCTGTGTTTGGCATCGCCCGGATTGGCGCGATTGGCGTGTCGCTTCAAATTGACTTGGGCCGCCAGGCGATTGAGTCGAGTCTCGACCGTTCGAAGGCGAAAGCGTGGATTATCGCGGACAGCTTCCGCGGCCAGCCGCTCTACGAAATGGCGATCGACGTGCAAAAGAGCCGTCCGCAATTGGAGTACGTCATTTTTCAGGGGGACGCCTCCCGGGCACCTGCGGGTGCACTGACGTTCCAGTCGCTGCGCGAAAGCGACAAGCGCTTGGGCGCAGCTGAGTTGGAGGCGAACCGTCCGACGCGCCTCGACGCATTTTTGATGGTGTTCACCTCGGGGACGACAGGGTCTCCCAAGGGCGTTGTTCAACTGCACGCCAACTACTTGTGGGCGGCGCGCGCGTACGCGAAAAACTTTGGCTATGAGCCAGGGGATGCCGTGCTCGACATCGCGCCTATCTGTCACCAGACAGGGATGCTCGCGGGTGTCATGATGACGATTGCGACGGGTGGCCGCATTCTGTTGCTGGAGCGGTTTTCCGCGAGCCGCGTCATCAAGTGGATCGAGACGGAGAAGCCAGCTTACTTGGTCGGTGCACCGCCGCACGTGATTCACGTGACCAACGCGCCAAACCTGAAAAATGCCGACACCTCCAGCGTGAAACTGTTTATTTACGCTGGTGCACCGGTACCGAGCTCCGTGCTCGAGCGATTGCAATCCGATGGAGGCATTAAAGTCGGGGGCATGTTTGGCTGGACGGAAGGCTTTTTGGCGACGGCGACGCGGCCGGATGATCCACTCGAGGCCTTGAGCTCGACGGTCGGCTTTGTCATTCCAGGAACGGAAGTCCGTCTCGTTGACGAGGATGGACATGATGTGGCGCCAGGCGAGCCTGGTGAAATGTGGGCGCGCGGGCCGAACTTTGCTGCAGGGTACTACGAGAATCCGGAGGCTGCGCATCGCCAATGGGACGCCGATGGCTGGTTCCACTCCGGCGACGTGCTGCGCCAGGATGAGAACGGTCGGTTTAAGTTTATCGCGCGTGCGGATGACGTGATCAACCGCGGCGGCACAAAGATTGACCCGAAGAGCGTCGAGGACGTCATCGCCGCGCATCCAGCGGTCGAGAACGTGGCCGTTGTCGGTGCGCCAGACGAGACTTTGGGTCAGCAGAGTGTCGCGTGCGTCGTGCTGCGTGAAGGCGCCGAGAAGTTTTCGCTTCCAGAACTCCGCGATTTTCTGGCTGAGCGCGGTTTGGCGAAGTTTCAGTTCCCGGACCGTCTGGAGTTTATGGACGAGTTGCCGACTACACACTCAGGGAAAATCAAGAAGAAGGACTTGCGCGAACGGTTCCGTCTGGAAGCAGAAGGAAAGTAA
- the acpP gene encoding acyl carrier protein, whose translation MSLTKAQIEEKVKNVVCNQLQVDASEVKADSLFVDDLGADSLDLTELAVAFEDEFDIEIPEADFGQLSTVAGVVDYIQGRLS comes from the coding sequence ATGTCATTGACGAAGGCGCAAATCGAAGAAAAGGTAAAAAATGTCGTGTGCAATCAACTGCAAGTGGATGCTTCCGAGGTGAAGGCAGACAGTCTGTTTGTCGATGATTTGGGTGCAGATTCGCTGGACTTGACTGAGCTCGCTGTCGCTTTTGAGGACGAGTTTGACATCGAAATTCCGGAAGCGGACTTTGGCCAACTGTCGACTGTGGCTGGTGTCGTCGACTACATTCAGGGTCGCCTTTCGTAA
- a CDS encoding SDR family oxidoreductase, whose product MAGLLEGKKAFITGSGRGIGRATALAMAREGADVVVHYRRDKEQAEATAKEIQALGRQALTVKAELESQEEINAAFDVIEQEWGSLDIFVANAAASAFKPIDQLKDYHLDKTYHVVVHSTVFAAQRCIPLMEGRNGRIITMSSMGSTYTLPRYATLGSAKAALESLTRYLASELGPKGITVNALNPGVVDTESAKFYGGDNYDQYNADVIAHTPLGRIGTVEEIADAAVFLASDLSRFITGQVIRVDGGLTLMTGGFESF is encoded by the coding sequence TTGGCAGGTTTGTTAGAAGGTAAGAAGGCGTTTATCACCGGCAGCGGCCGCGGAATTGGCCGGGCGACGGCGCTCGCGATGGCGCGTGAGGGCGCGGATGTCGTGGTGCATTACCGCCGGGATAAAGAACAAGCAGAGGCGACGGCAAAGGAGATTCAGGCGCTGGGCCGCCAGGCACTGACTGTCAAAGCCGAACTGGAGAGCCAGGAAGAAATCAACGCCGCATTTGACGTGATTGAGCAGGAATGGGGCAGCCTTGATATCTTTGTGGCCAACGCAGCGGCGAGCGCGTTCAAACCGATTGACCAACTAAAGGATTACCATCTCGACAAGACTTATCACGTGGTGGTGCATAGTACCGTGTTCGCGGCACAGCGTTGCATCCCGTTGATGGAGGGTCGAAATGGCCGTATCATCACGATGTCTAGCATGGGAAGCACGTATACGCTGCCGCGATATGCGACGCTTGGCAGCGCCAAGGCTGCGCTCGAATCGTTGACGCGGTACCTGGCCAGTGAACTGGGGCCTAAGGGGATTACGGTCAACGCACTGAACCCAGGTGTGGTGGATACGGAGTCGGCGAAGTTTTACGGCGGCGACAACTACGACCAGTACAACGCGGATGTCATCGCACACACCCCACTTGGCCGCATTGGCACAGTCGAGGAGATCGCTGATGCAGCGGTCTTTCTCGCAAGTGATTTGTCTCGTTTTATCACGGGACAAGTCATTCGGGTCGACGGCGGGCTGACGCTGATGACTGGTGGCTTTGAAAGTTTCTAA
- a CDS encoding FAD-dependent oxidoreductase yields MITQGLEVRYRALSQPGRIGKLALSHRVLMGSMHMGLERQPDKLQQLCDFYRERAEGMAALIITGGAVVTQAGGGDMYVLTEKADVEALAQLPKAVHSVGGKIALQLFHSGRYAFSEEIGMQALAPSPIASRLTREVPREMTAEDIEETIRHFANAARTAQDIGFDAIEIMGSEGYLLNQFLSPLTNQRDDQYGGSLEGRMRMSLDVVAAIRKAVGRDYPIIFRMSGLDCMPGSTTPEETIVFAQALEAAGVDALNVGIGWHESRVPTVQQIVPRGGFAAVAGSIRSQVGIPVIGANRVNVPEVANALIADGYLDFVAPARPWLADSQFAKKALEGDRSGLNVCIACNQSCLDHTLVRPHMPVSCLVNPRAGQESQWPRIEAAVKRRVAVVGAGPAGLQAAVTAAERGHEVVLFERQAEIGGQFRMAGRIPGKDEFYETIRYFREMLERLSVTVKMQTEPTVDELCSFDHVILAQGVVPRIPDIPGTDLPHVVTYAAVLNGEVQVGRRIAIIGAGGIGCDVATFLAEGRHVPADVEAFFELQSLPAPPELPREITVLARSEKYGHGIGRSTRWVVKQEMNRLGVRVITNVEFREITPDGVVGSSPDGALFVPADQVILCAGQEAQETLAEALRDKVSVQVVGGARDSRGINAARAIREALEAAYRIS; encoded by the coding sequence ATGATCACACAGGGCCTAGAAGTTCGCTACCGTGCACTGAGCCAGCCCGGCCGGATTGGGAAGCTGGCGTTATCTCATCGGGTGCTCATGGGGTCAATGCACATGGGGTTGGAACGTCAGCCGGACAAACTGCAACAGCTGTGCGACTTCTATCGCGAGCGAGCCGAGGGGATGGCGGCGCTCATCATCACGGGTGGCGCGGTGGTGACGCAGGCTGGCGGCGGCGACATGTACGTGTTGACGGAGAAAGCCGATGTCGAGGCGCTTGCGCAGTTGCCGAAAGCTGTCCATTCGGTTGGCGGAAAGATTGCGCTGCAGTTGTTCCACTCCGGTCGTTATGCCTTTTCTGAAGAGATTGGCATGCAGGCGCTCGCTCCGAGCCCCATTGCTTCGCGACTGACGCGGGAAGTTCCCCGGGAGATGACGGCCGAGGACATCGAGGAGACGATTCGCCACTTTGCCAATGCGGCGCGCACTGCGCAGGATATCGGATTCGATGCCATCGAGATTATGGGATCAGAGGGGTACTTGCTCAACCAGTTCCTGTCGCCCTTGACCAATCAGCGTGACGATCAGTACGGCGGGTCGCTCGAAGGGCGGATGCGGATGAGCCTCGACGTAGTGGCGGCCATCCGAAAGGCTGTCGGGCGGGATTATCCCATCATTTTCCGCATGTCGGGACTCGACTGTATGCCGGGCAGCACGACGCCGGAGGAGACGATTGTGTTCGCGCAAGCGCTTGAAGCGGCGGGCGTGGATGCCTTGAACGTGGGCATTGGCTGGCACGAATCAAGGGTGCCTACCGTGCAGCAGATTGTGCCGCGCGGTGGATTTGCGGCGGTGGCGGGATCGATACGGAGCCAGGTCGGGATTCCTGTCATCGGCGCCAACCGGGTGAATGTGCCCGAGGTCGCCAACGCATTAATTGCCGATGGCTATTTGGACTTTGTCGCACCGGCGCGGCCGTGGTTGGCGGACAGTCAGTTCGCGAAAAAAGCCCTTGAAGGGGACCGGTCAGGACTGAACGTCTGTATTGCGTGCAACCAGTCTTGCTTAGACCACACGCTGGTTCGTCCTCACATGCCGGTGAGTTGCTTAGTCAATCCGCGGGCAGGGCAGGAGTCGCAGTGGCCGCGGATAGAGGCTGCAGTGAAGCGCCGCGTCGCCGTCGTGGGTGCCGGTCCGGCAGGCCTTCAAGCAGCGGTGACAGCAGCGGAGCGGGGGCATGAAGTCGTTTTGTTCGAACGGCAGGCGGAAATTGGCGGCCAGTTTCGAATGGCGGGCAGGATTCCGGGCAAGGACGAGTTCTATGAAACCATTCGCTATTTCCGCGAAATGCTTGAACGCTTGTCTGTGACTGTTAAAATGCAGACAGAACCGACAGTGGATGAGTTATGTTCGTTTGATCACGTGATTCTCGCGCAGGGGGTTGTTCCGCGCATCCCAGATATTCCGGGAACCGACCTGCCGCACGTCGTGACGTACGCGGCGGTGCTGAACGGGGAAGTGCAGGTTGGCCGGCGCATTGCCATCATTGGTGCAGGCGGCATTGGTTGCGATGTCGCGACGTTTTTGGCGGAAGGGCGGCACGTGCCAGCAGACGTGGAGGCGTTTTTCGAGCTGCAATCGCTTCCGGCACCGCCGGAGCTGCCGCGGGAAATCACCGTGCTCGCCCGCAGCGAGAAGTATGGCCACGGAATTGGGCGGAGTACGCGTTGGGTCGTCAAGCAAGAGATGAACCGCCTTGGCGTGCGCGTCATCACCAACGTCGAGTTTCGCGAGATAACACCAGATGGTGTCGTCGGCAGTTCACCGGATGGAGCGTTGTTCGTGCCTGCAGATCAGGTGATCTTGTGCGCTGGCCAAGAGGCGCAGGAGACGCTTGCCGAGGCGCTCCGCGATAAGGTTTCGGTACAGGTTGTGGGCGGTGCCAGAGACAGTCGTGGCATTAACGCAGCACGGGCGATTCGCGAAGCGCTGGAAGCGGCTTATCGAATTTCCTGA
- a CDS encoding AMP-binding protein, with translation MDLAKAPLFIDNLDETIRRHPDRLAVIDLSAGEPIQITYGELGDLANRVASKLVTEYGVKPGEAVAYQLPSGWEFIALTLALWRISATPCPLLPSLREREVKFIMQSSGSRLLIIPDVFRKFSYLPMVDAIRGELPTLEHVVVLPQSIRQPETSDMGGLLTGDVIDLTPYRPQPETYSELLYTSGTTGEPKGVLHTHQTLSSALLAHTTTLELTAADKIWAPSPLAHQTGFLYGMLVSFYVGATGIYQAVWNVETARAAIEQHGATFVQAAMPFLADLVRCENPPKGLRTFVATGAAVPRQLAREAREALQCNVTGGWGSTEACLVCVGRPQDPAEKLAGTDGRVIDGMEIRIVDDEGNVVPPGVEGNYQVKTPAMFVTYLHHHEWYEESHAGDGFFDTGDLALIDEDGFLKLTGRKKDVVNRGGEKIPVVEIEDLLYQHEAIADVAIVAMPDPRLGERACAYIVVADGHTAPDLSQITDFLGARGMAKIYWPERVEIIDEMPRTASGKIQKYVLRNDITAKLAGQTQV, from the coding sequence ATGGACCTCGCAAAAGCCCCACTGTTCATCGACAACCTAGACGAGACGATCCGGCGCCACCCTGACCGATTGGCGGTCATTGATCTCAGCGCAGGCGAACCCATTCAAATCACGTACGGAGAGCTTGGCGACCTGGCGAATCGAGTTGCGTCCAAGCTGGTCACCGAATACGGCGTCAAACCTGGTGAAGCAGTCGCCTATCAATTGCCAAGTGGCTGGGAGTTCATCGCGCTCACACTGGCTTTGTGGCGAATCAGCGCGACACCGTGTCCGCTGCTTCCATCCCTGCGCGAACGCGAAGTGAAATTTATCATGCAGTCTTCAGGCAGCCGGCTGTTGATTATCCCGGACGTTTTCCGCAAGTTTTCCTACTTGCCGATGGTCGACGCCATTCGCGGCGAACTCCCGACACTCGAGCATGTCGTCGTCCTGCCACAATCGATTCGCCAGCCGGAAACATCTGACATGGGCGGATTGCTCACAGGCGACGTGATTGATCTGACACCGTATCGACCACAGCCCGAAACCTACTCGGAGTTGTTGTATACGTCTGGCACCACCGGCGAACCGAAGGGCGTGTTACATACGCATCAAACCCTTTCGAGTGCGCTCTTGGCTCATACGACCACCTTGGAACTGACCGCAGCAGATAAAATTTGGGCGCCATCGCCACTCGCGCACCAAACTGGCTTTTTGTACGGCATGTTGGTCTCCTTTTATGTAGGTGCGACAGGCATCTACCAGGCTGTCTGGAACGTCGAGACCGCGCGCGCCGCAATCGAACAGCACGGTGCCACGTTCGTCCAAGCGGCCATGCCGTTCCTGGCGGATCTCGTACGCTGTGAGAACCCGCCAAAGGGACTGCGCACATTTGTCGCAACGGGCGCCGCTGTGCCGCGACAACTGGCACGCGAGGCGCGTGAGGCGCTGCAGTGCAATGTGACCGGCGGCTGGGGATCGACCGAGGCGTGCTTAGTCTGCGTCGGCCGCCCACAAGATCCGGCAGAAAAGCTCGCCGGTACCGACGGACGCGTCATCGACGGCATGGAGATTCGCATCGTGGACGACGAAGGCAACGTCGTGCCGCCTGGTGTAGAGGGCAATTATCAGGTCAAGACGCCCGCGATGTTCGTGACTTACCTGCACCACCACGAGTGGTACGAGGAAAGCCATGCAGGTGACGGCTTCTTCGACACCGGGGACTTGGCATTGATTGACGAAGATGGCTTTCTCAAACTCACGGGTCGCAAAAAAGACGTCGTCAACCGCGGCGGCGAGAAGATTCCCGTCGTGGAAATCGAGGATTTGCTGTATCAGCACGAAGCGATTGCAGACGTCGCCATTGTCGCGATGCCAGACCCGCGGCTCGGCGAACGCGCATGTGCCTACATCGTCGTGGCCGATGGTCACACTGCACCAGACCTATCGCAAATCACGGATTTCTTAGGGGCTCGTGGGATGGCCAAGATTTATTGGCCGGAACGCGTGGAAATCATCGACGAAATGCCGCGCACGGCAAGTGGCAAGATTCAAAAGTACGTGCTGCGCAACGACATCACCGCCAAACTTGCGGGACAAACGCAGGTTTGA